A stretch of Enterobacter cloacae complex sp. ECNIH7 DNA encodes these proteins:
- the proS gene encoding proline--tRNA ligase, with amino-acid sequence MRTSQYLLSTLKETPADAEVISHQLMLRAGMIRKLASGLYTWLPTGVRVLKKVENIVREEMNNAGAIEVSMPVVQPADLWQESGRWEQYGPELLRFVDRGERPFVLGPTHEEVITDLIRNELSSYKQLPLNFFQIQTKFRDEVRPRFGVMRSREFLMKDAYSFHTSQESLQETYDAMYAAYSKIFSRMGLDFRAVQADTGSIGGSASHEFQVLAQSGEDDVIFSDSSDYAANIEFAEALAPKEPRGAATQEMTLVDTPNAKTIAELVEQFSLPVEKTVKTLLVKSTEGSAYPLVALLVRGDHELNEVKAEKLPQVASPLTFATEAEIRAVVNAGPGSLGPVNLPVPVVIDRTVAAMSDFSAGANIDGKHYFGINWDRDVTTPEVADIRNVVAGDPSPDGQGTLMIKRGIEVGHIFQLGDKYSRALNAAVQGEDGRNQILTMGCYGIGVTRVVAAAIEQNYDERGIVWPDNIAPFQVAILPMNMHKSYRVQELAEKLYAELRAQGIEVLMDDRKERPGVMFADMELIGIPHTVVIGDRNLDSDEIEYKYRRSGEKQMIKTGDILDYLVKAIKG; translated from the coding sequence ATGCGTACTAGCCAATATCTGCTCTCCACTCTGAAGGAGACGCCTGCCGACGCCGAAGTGATCAGCCATCAGCTGATGCTGCGCGCCGGGATGATCCGCAAGCTGGCCTCCGGGTTATATACCTGGCTGCCGACCGGCGTGCGCGTCCTGAAAAAAGTCGAAAACATCGTGCGTGAAGAGATGAACAACGCCGGTGCTATCGAGGTGTCCATGCCTGTGGTTCAGCCCGCTGACCTGTGGCAGGAGAGCGGTCGTTGGGAGCAATATGGTCCTGAACTGCTGCGCTTTGTCGATCGCGGCGAGCGTCCTTTCGTTCTCGGCCCAACGCATGAAGAAGTCATTACCGACCTGATTCGTAACGAGCTGAGCTCTTACAAACAGCTGCCGCTGAACTTCTTCCAGATCCAGACCAAGTTCCGTGACGAAGTTCGCCCACGTTTCGGCGTCATGCGCTCTCGCGAATTCCTGATGAAAGATGCTTACTCTTTCCATACCTCTCAGGAATCACTGCAAGAGACTTACGACGCAATGTACGCGGCGTACAGCAAGATCTTCTCCCGCATGGGTCTGGATTTCCGCGCTGTGCAGGCTGATACCGGCTCCATCGGCGGTAGCGCATCCCATGAGTTCCAGGTACTGGCGCAGAGCGGTGAAGACGATGTGATCTTCTCTGACTCTTCAGACTACGCGGCGAACATCGAATTTGCAGAAGCGCTGGCGCCAAAAGAACCGCGCGGCGCGGCAACGCAAGAGATGACGCTGGTTGATACGCCAAACGCGAAAACCATCGCCGAGCTGGTTGAACAGTTCAGTCTGCCAGTCGAAAAAACCGTGAAAACCCTGCTGGTGAAATCCACCGAAGGTAGCGCTTATCCGCTGGTTGCCCTGCTGGTGCGTGGCGATCATGAGCTGAACGAAGTGAAAGCCGAGAAGCTGCCGCAGGTAGCCAGCCCGCTGACCTTCGCAACGGAAGCGGAAATCCGCGCCGTGGTGAATGCGGGTCCAGGTTCACTGGGTCCAGTCAATCTGCCGGTGCCGGTTGTTATTGACCGCACGGTTGCTGCAATGAGCGACTTCTCTGCAGGTGCGAACATCGACGGTAAACACTACTTCGGCATCAACTGGGATCGCGACGTGACGACGCCAGAAGTGGCTGACATCCGTAACGTGGTTGCAGGCGATCCAAGCCCGGACGGTCAGGGTACCCTGATGATTAAGCGCGGCATCGAAGTCGGTCACATCTTCCAGCTGGGCGATAAATACTCTCGGGCGCTGAACGCCGCTGTTCAGGGTGAAGATGGCCGCAACCAGATCCTGACCATGGGTTGCTACGGTATCGGGGTGACGCGCGTGGTGGCTGCGGCGATTGAGCAGAACTACGACGAACGAGGCATCGTCTGGCCGGACAATATTGCACCGTTCCAGGTGGCCATTCTGCCAATGAACATGCACAAGTCTTACCGCGTGCAGGAGCTGGCCGAGAAGCTGTATGCCGAGCTGCGCGCTCAGGGTATCGAAGTGCTGATGGATGACCGTAAAGAGCGTCCAGGCGTGATGTTTGCCGATATGGAACTGATCGGTATCCCGCACACCGTCGTCATCGGCGACCGTAACCTCGACAGCGATGAGATTGAATACAAATACCGTCGCAGCGGCGAAAAACAGATGATCAAGACCGGCGACATTCTTGATTACCTGGTGAAAGCCATCAAAGGCTAA
- the metQ gene encoding methionine ABC transporter substrate-binding lipoprotein MetQ, translating into MAFKLKTFAAVGALIGSLALVGCGQDEKDPNHIKVGVIVGAEQQVAEVAQKVAKEKYGLDVELVTFNDYVLPNEALSKGDIDANAFQHKPYLDQQIKDRGYKLMGVGNTFVYPIAGYSKKIKSLDELQPGSQVAVPNDPTNLGRSLLLLQKVGLIKLKDGVGLLPTVLDVTENPKNLKIVELEAPQLPRSLDDAQIALAVINTTYASQIGLTPAKDGIFVEDKDSPYVNLIVTREDNKDAENVKKFVQAYQSDEVYQEANKVFNGGAVKGW; encoded by the coding sequence ATGGCGTTTAAATTAAAGACCTTCGCAGCAGTAGGCGCGCTGATCGGCTCTCTGGCACTGGTGGGTTGCGGTCAGGACGAAAAGGATCCAAACCACATTAAAGTGGGCGTTATCGTGGGTGCAGAACAGCAGGTTGCTGAAGTTGCTCAGAAAGTGGCAAAAGAGAAGTATGGCCTGGACGTGGAGCTGGTGACCTTCAACGATTACGTTCTGCCGAACGAAGCGCTGAGCAAAGGCGATATCGACGCGAACGCCTTCCAGCATAAGCCATACCTGGACCAGCAGATCAAAGATCGTGGCTATAAACTGATGGGTGTGGGTAACACCTTCGTTTATCCGATTGCCGGTTACTCTAAGAAAATTAAATCACTGGACGAACTGCAGCCAGGCTCTCAGGTTGCCGTGCCTAACGACCCGACTAACCTTGGTCGTTCCCTGCTGCTGCTGCAGAAAGTGGGCCTGATCAAACTGAAAGACGGTGTTGGCCTGCTGCCAACCGTTCTGGACGTCACCGAAAACCCGAAAAATCTGAAAATTGTTGAACTGGAAGCACCGCAGCTGCCACGTTCCCTGGACGATGCGCAGATTGCCCTGGCCGTTATCAACACCACGTACGCCAGCCAGATTGGCCTGACGCCAGCCAAAGACGGTATCTTCGTTGAAGATAAAGACTCCCCGTACGTTAACCTGATCGTGACTCGCGAAGACAACAAGGACGCGGAAAACGTGAAGAAATTCGTTCAGGCCTATCAGTCAGATGAAGTTTACCAGGAAGCCAACAAAGTGTTTAACGGCGGCGCTGTTAAAGGCTGGTAA
- a CDS encoding MFS transporter, translating into MPLALLALTISAFAIGTTEFVIVGLVPTIANQLAISLPSAGLLVSIYALGVAVGAPVLTALTGRFPRKQLLVALMVLFTAGNVLAWQAPDYTTLVIARLLTGLAHGVFFSIGSTIATSLVPKEKAASAIAIMFGGLTVALVTGVPLGTFIGQHFGWRETFLAVSLLGVIALVTSLLLVPSNIPGRASASLRDQLKVLTHPRLLIIYAVTALGYGGVFTAFTFLAPMMQDLAGFSPNAVSWILLGYGISVAIGNIWGGKLADKHGAVPALKFIFAALVVLLMIFQFTASVHYAALVTVLVMGIFAFGNVPGLQVYVVQKAELYTPNAVDVASGLNIAAFNIGIALGSIIGGQTVEHFGLTQTPWIGAVIVLVAFLLIGLSGRLDKPARVALG; encoded by the coding sequence ATGCCACTGGCGCTACTTGCCCTGACGATCAGTGCCTTTGCAATTGGCACGACCGAATTTGTTATCGTGGGCCTGGTTCCCACTATTGCTAACCAGCTTGCGATCTCGTTGCCCTCTGCGGGGTTGCTGGTATCAATCTACGCCCTGGGCGTCGCCGTCGGTGCGCCAGTGCTGACGGCCCTGACCGGACGTTTTCCGCGTAAGCAGCTGCTAGTCGCGCTGATGGTGCTGTTCACCGCCGGCAACGTTCTGGCCTGGCAGGCGCCGGACTACACCACGCTGGTGATTGCCCGTCTGTTGACCGGCCTTGCACACGGCGTGTTCTTCTCGATTGGTTCCACTATAGCAACAAGCCTGGTGCCCAAAGAGAAAGCGGCTTCAGCTATTGCGATCATGTTTGGTGGGTTGACCGTCGCACTCGTTACGGGCGTACCTCTGGGAACGTTTATCGGACAACACTTCGGCTGGCGTGAAACGTTTCTGGCCGTCTCCTTGCTGGGCGTCATCGCTCTGGTGACCAGCCTGCTGCTGGTACCGTCGAATATTCCAGGCCGGGCAAGCGCCAGCCTGCGCGATCAGCTGAAGGTGCTCACGCATCCGCGTTTGCTGATTATTTACGCGGTAACTGCGCTGGGCTATGGTGGCGTATTCACCGCCTTTACCTTCCTGGCGCCGATGATGCAGGACCTGGCGGGCTTCTCACCCAATGCCGTGAGTTGGATTTTGCTGGGATACGGTATTTCCGTTGCCATTGGCAATATCTGGGGCGGCAAGCTTGCGGATAAGCATGGTGCAGTACCGGCACTGAAATTCATCTTCGCTGCCCTGGTTGTTCTGCTGATGATTTTCCAGTTCACGGCTTCGGTACATTACGCCGCGCTGGTCACCGTGCTGGTTATGGGGATCTTTGCCTTTGGTAATGTGCCCGGGCTTCAGGTCTACGTTGTACAAAAAGCCGAGCTTTATACGCCCAATGCGGTGGATGTGGCGTCCGGCCTGAATATTGCCGCTTTTAATATTGGTATCGCGCTGGGCTCCATCATTGGTGGGCAAACCGTCGAACATTTCGGATTAACCCAGACGCCATGGATTGGCGCGGTGATTGTCCTGGTCGCTTTCCTGTTGATTGGTCTGAGCGGACGTCTTGATAAACCCGCCCGCGTCGCGCTGGGTTAA
- a CDS encoding methionine ABC transporter permease MetI, with product MSEPMMWLLVRGVWETLAMTFVSGFFGFVIGLPVGVLLYVTRPGQIIENAKLYRTLSALVNIFRSIPFIILLVWMIPFTRVIVGTSIGLQAAIVPLTVGAAPFIARMVENALLEIPTGLIEASRAMGATPMQIVRKVLLPEALPGLVNAATITLITLVGYSAMGGAVGAGGLGQIGYQYGYIGYNATVMNTVLVLLVVLVYLIQFSGDRIVRAVTHK from the coding sequence ATGTCTGAGCCGATGATGTGGCTGCTGGTTCGCGGCGTTTGGGAAACGCTGGCAATGACCTTTGTCTCTGGCTTCTTTGGTTTTGTGATTGGCCTGCCGGTCGGCGTATTGCTGTACGTGACGCGTCCGGGGCAAATCATTGAGAACGCGAAACTGTACCGTACGCTCTCCGCGCTGGTGAATATCTTCCGTTCTATCCCGTTCATTATTCTGCTGGTGTGGATGATTCCATTTACCCGCGTGATCGTCGGAACGTCTATCGGCCTGCAGGCAGCTATCGTTCCGCTGACCGTTGGCGCTGCGCCGTTTATTGCCCGTATGGTGGAAAACGCCCTGCTGGAGATCCCAACCGGTTTGATCGAAGCATCACGCGCGATGGGCGCAACGCCGATGCAGATCGTCCGCAAGGTTCTGCTGCCTGAGGCGCTGCCTGGGCTAGTGAATGCGGCAACTATTACGCTTATCACCCTGGTCGGTTATTCCGCGATGGGCGGTGCCGTTGGTGCCGGCGGTTTAGGTCAAATTGGTTACCAGTACGGCTATATTGGATATAACGCTACCGTGATGAATACCGTTCTGGTATTGCTGGTTGTTCTGGTTTACTTAATCCAGTTCTCTGGCGATCGCATCGTCCGGGCTGTTACGCATAAATAA
- the yafC gene encoding DNA-binding transcriptional regulator YafC, which translates to MKATSEELTIFVAVVESGSFSRAAEQLGQANSAISRSVKKLEMKLGVSLLNRTTRQLSLTEEGERYFRRVQSVLQEMAAAETEIMETRSTPRGLLRIDAATPVVLHFLMPLIKPFRERYPEMTLSLVSSETFINLIERKVDVAIRAGTLTDSSLRARPLFASYRKIIASPEYIAEHGKPETVEELKQHLCLGFTEPVSLNTWPVACHDGQLYEITCGLSSNSGETLKQLCLEGNGIACLSDYMIDKEIARGELVELMADKRLPVEMPFSAVYYSDRAVSTRIRAFIDFLSEHIKTAPGGAV; encoded by the coding sequence ATGAAAGCAACATCGGAAGAGCTGACAATCTTTGTCGCCGTCGTTGAAAGCGGCAGCTTTAGCCGCGCGGCCGAACAGCTGGGACAGGCTAATTCGGCCATCAGCCGTTCGGTAAAAAAACTGGAGATGAAGCTTGGAGTGAGTCTGCTCAACCGAACGACGCGGCAGCTGAGCCTGACGGAAGAAGGAGAGCGTTACTTCCGCCGCGTGCAGTCGGTATTGCAGGAGATGGCTGCAGCGGAGACGGAGATTATGGAGACCCGCAGCACGCCGCGTGGATTGCTGCGCATTGATGCGGCCACGCCGGTGGTGCTTCACTTTCTGATGCCGCTGATCAAGCCTTTCCGCGAACGCTATCCGGAGATGACGCTTTCTCTGGTCTCCTCAGAGACGTTTATCAACCTCATCGAGCGGAAAGTGGATGTGGCGATCCGGGCGGGAACCCTGACAGATTCAAGTTTGCGTGCCCGCCCTTTGTTTGCCAGCTACCGCAAAATTATCGCATCACCAGAGTATATTGCCGAACATGGTAAACCGGAGACGGTTGAAGAACTGAAGCAGCATCTGTGCCTGGGCTTTACTGAGCCGGTGTCGCTGAACACCTGGCCTGTTGCCTGTCACGATGGTCAACTTTATGAAATTACCTGCGGATTATCGTCTAACAGCGGGGAGACGCTCAAACAGCTGTGCCTGGAAGGGAACGGGATCGCCTGTTTATCAGACTATATGATTGATAAGGAGATAGCGCGGGGTGAACTGGTGGAGCTGATGGCCGACAAACGTCTGCCGGTCGAAATGCCCTTTAGCGCAGTGTATTACAGTGACAGAGCGGTAAGCACGCGCATTCGCGCCTTTATTGACTTCCTGAGTGAACATATAAAAACAGCTCCAGGAGGAGCTGTGTGA
- a CDS encoding class I SAM-dependent methyltransferase, translating to MTTTRSHHDNVEKQFGSQASAYLSSAVHASGRDLVRLGERLAAFPQAHVLDLGCGAGHASFTAAQQVAHVTAYDLSSQMLDVVAGAAKAKGLDNIDTQQGYAESLPFDDESFEVVISRYSAHHWHDVGQALREVKRVLKPGGTFIIMDVMSPGHPVRNIWLQTVEALRDTSHVQNYASGEWLSLITEAGLIARALITDRLPLEFSSWIARMRTPEALSQAIRLYQESASAEVKAYFELQEDGSFTSDTIMAEAQKAG from the coding sequence ATGACAACAACACGCTCCCATCATGACAATGTAGAAAAACAGTTTGGTTCTCAGGCAAGTGCCTATCTGAGCAGCGCCGTGCATGCTTCTGGCCGCGATCTGGTGCGTCTCGGTGAACGTCTGGCGGCGTTCCCGCAGGCGCACGTGCTGGATTTAGGCTGCGGGGCAGGGCATGCCAGCTTTACGGCTGCGCAGCAGGTCGCTCACGTTACCGCGTATGACTTATCCAGCCAGATGCTGGACGTTGTTGCCGGTGCGGCGAAAGCGAAGGGACTGGACAACATCGATACGCAACAGGGCTATGCCGAATCCTTACCGTTCGATGATGAGTCGTTTGAGGTGGTTATCAGCCGTTACTCCGCGCACCACTGGCACGATGTCGGCCAGGCATTGCGCGAGGTCAAACGTGTTCTGAAGCCGGGCGGCACCTTCATCATTATGGATGTGATGTCTCCCGGACACCCGGTGCGCAATATCTGGCTGCAGACGGTAGAAGCGCTGCGCGATACCTCGCATGTGCAAAACTACGCCAGCGGAGAGTGGTTGTCGCTTATCACTGAAGCGGGGCTGATCGCGCGCGCGTTGATTACAGACCGCTTACCGCTGGAGTTCAGCTCCTGGATCGCGCGTATGCGCACCCCGGAAGCATTAAGCCAGGCGATCAGGCTCTATCAGGAGAGTGCGTCTGCGGAGGTAAAAGCGTACTTTGAACTGCAGGAAGATGGATCGTTTACCAGCGATACCATCATGGCCGAAGCGCAAAAAGCGGGATAA
- the dkgB gene encoding 2,5-didehydrogluconate reductase DkgB has translation MTLPAFGLGTFRLKDDVVIASVKTALELGYRAVDTAQIYENEAAVGQALEESGVPRNELYITTKIWIENLSKDKLIPSLKESLKKLRTDYVDLTLIHWPSPNDAVSVEEFMQALLEAKKQGLTREIGISNFTIPLMVKAIAAVGAENIATNQIELSPYLQNRKVVDWAKQHGIHITSYMTLAYGKALKDEVIRRIAEKQNATAAQVILAWAMGEGYAVIPSSTKRENLASNLLAANLHLDADDKKAIAALECNDRLVSPEGLAPDWD, from the coding sequence ATGACTCTCCCTGCATTTGGTCTGGGCACTTTCCGCCTGAAAGACGACGTTGTTATCGCATCGGTTAAAACCGCACTCGAACTGGGTTATCGTGCAGTTGATACGGCACAGATCTATGAAAATGAAGCTGCCGTTGGACAAGCTCTCGAAGAGAGTGGTGTGCCGCGTAATGAACTGTATATCACCACGAAAATCTGGATTGAGAATCTCAGCAAAGATAAGTTGATCCCTAGCCTGAAAGAGAGCCTGAAAAAACTGCGTACTGACTACGTAGATCTGACGCTGATCCACTGGCCATCACCGAATGATGCCGTCTCAGTAGAAGAGTTCATGCAGGCGCTGCTGGAAGCGAAAAAGCAGGGCCTAACCCGCGAAATTGGGATCTCCAACTTCACCATTCCGCTGATGGTAAAAGCCATTGCCGCTGTTGGCGCAGAAAATATTGCGACCAACCAGATTGAGCTGTCTCCATACCTGCAAAACCGCAAAGTCGTGGACTGGGCAAAACAGCACGGGATCCACATCACCTCATACATGACGCTGGCCTACGGTAAAGCGCTGAAAGATGAAGTGATTAGACGTATCGCAGAGAAACAAAACGCCACTGCTGCGCAGGTGATTCTGGCATGGGCAATGGGTGAAGGTTATGCAGTGATCCCATCATCAACTAAGCGTGAAAACCTGGCCAGCAACCTGTTAGCAGCGAATCTTCATCTGGATGCTGACGATAAAAAAGCGATCGCAGCACTGGAGTGTAACGATCGCCTGGTAAGCCCGGAAGGTTTAGCTCCTGACTGGGATTAA
- the metN gene encoding methionine ABC transporter ATP-binding protein MetN: protein MIKLSNITKVFQQGNRTIQALNNVSLHVPAGQIYGVIGASGAGKSTLIRCVNLLERPTQGSVEVGGQELTALSEKELTKARRQIGMIFQHFNLLASRTVFGNVALPLELDNTPKEEVKRRVTELLDLVGLGDKHDSYPANLSGGQKQRVAIARALASNPKVLLCDEATSALDPATTRSILELLKDINRRLGLTILLITHEMDVVKRICDCVAVISNGELIEQDTVSEVFSHPKTPLAQQFIQSTLHLDIPEDYLERLKTEPAADSVPMLRMEFTGQSVDAPLLSETARRFNVNNNIISAQMDYAGGVKFGIMLTEMHGTQEETQAAIAWLQEHHVKVEVLGYV from the coding sequence ATGATTAAACTTTCCAATATCACCAAAGTGTTCCAGCAGGGGAACCGAACCATTCAGGCACTGAACAACGTCAGCCTGCATGTTCCTGCTGGTCAAATTTATGGCGTCATTGGCGCATCGGGTGCAGGTAAAAGCACGCTGATTCGTTGTGTTAACCTGCTTGAGCGCCCAACCCAGGGCAGCGTAGAAGTTGGCGGCCAGGAACTTACCGCCCTCTCAGAGAAAGAACTCACCAAAGCGCGTCGTCAGATTGGCATGATCTTCCAGCACTTTAACCTGCTGGCTTCCCGCACCGTGTTCGGCAACGTTGCCCTGCCGCTTGAGCTGGATAACACGCCGAAAGAAGAAGTGAAGCGTCGCGTTACCGAGCTGCTCGACCTCGTGGGTCTGGGCGACAAACATGATAGCTACCCGGCAAATCTGTCCGGTGGGCAAAAACAGCGTGTGGCCATTGCCCGCGCGCTGGCAAGCAACCCTAAGGTACTTCTGTGTGATGAAGCCACCAGCGCACTGGATCCGGCAACCACGCGTTCGATTCTGGAACTGCTGAAAGACATTAACCGTCGCCTGGGCCTGACGATCCTCCTTATTACACATGAGATGGACGTGGTGAAACGCATCTGCGACTGCGTGGCGGTCATCAGCAACGGTGAACTGATCGAGCAGGACACGGTAAGTGAAGTGTTTTCGCATCCGAAGACGCCTCTGGCACAGCAGTTCATCCAGTCCACGCTACATCTGGATATTCCGGAAGATTATCTGGAGCGTTTGAAAACCGAACCCGCAGCAGACAGCGTCCCGATGCTGCGCATGGAGTTCACCGGTCAGTCCGTTGACGCTCCCCTGCTTTCCGAAACCGCGCGTCGCTTTAACGTGAACAACAACATCATCAGCGCGCAGATGGATTACGCCGGCGGCGTGAAGTTCGGCATCATGCTGACAGAAATGCACGGCACACAAGAAGAAACCCAGGCCGCGATTGCCTGGCTGCAAGAACACCATGTAAAAGTAGAGGTACTGGGTTATGTCTGA
- the tsaA gene encoding tRNA (N6-threonylcarbamoyladenosine(37)-N6)-methyltransferase TrmO: MSAFQFEQIGVIHSPYKEKFAVPRQPGLVTSGSGELHLIAPYNQADAVRGLEAFSHLWVVFVFHQTMEGGWRPTVRPPRLGGNARMGVFATRSTFRPNPVGMSLVELKGIRCQKDRVILELGSLDLVDGTPVIDIKPYLPFAEALPDARASYAQDAPQADMPVYFTPEITAQLGQLEKRYPRLRDFITEVLAQDPRPAYRKEEEEGKTYAVWLLDFNVRWRVTGAGFEVFALEPR, translated from the coding sequence ATGAGTGCATTTCAGTTCGAGCAGATAGGCGTTATCCACTCTCCTTATAAAGAGAAGTTCGCCGTCCCCCGCCAGCCCGGTCTGGTCACCAGCGGAAGCGGTGAGCTACACCTGATTGCGCCTTACAATCAGGCCGATGCGGTACGCGGGCTCGAGGCTTTCAGCCATTTATGGGTGGTGTTCGTGTTTCACCAGACGATGGAAGGCGGCTGGCGTCCTACCGTGCGTCCTCCTCGTCTTGGCGGAAATGCGAGAATGGGCGTGTTTGCGACTCGCTCGACCTTTCGCCCAAACCCGGTTGGAATGTCGCTGGTTGAACTGAAAGGCATACGCTGCCAGAAAGATCGGGTGATCCTGGAGTTAGGTAGCCTGGACCTGGTAGACGGCACGCCGGTTATCGACATCAAACCCTATTTGCCCTTCGCCGAAGCGCTCCCGGACGCGCGTGCAAGCTATGCTCAGGACGCGCCGCAGGCGGACATGCCTGTTTATTTTACGCCAGAGATAACCGCGCAGCTCGGTCAGCTGGAGAAACGCTATCCTCGCTTACGGGATTTCATCACTGAAGTTCTGGCACAGGACCCGCGTCCGGCCTACCGTAAAGAAGAGGAAGAAGGAAAAACGTACGCCGTCTGGCTGCTTGATTTCAACGTTCGCTGGCGCGTCACCGGGGCAGGTTTTGAAGTGTTTGCCCTTGAACCCAGGTAA
- a CDS encoding endonuclease/exonuclease/phosphatase family protein produces the protein MRKNTYAMRYVAGMPAERILPPGSFASISQALPAGTPLSSDEKIRVLVWNIFKQQRAEWLSVLKNFGKDAHLVLLQEAQTTPELVRFATTNYLAADQVPAFVLPQHPSGVMTLSAAHPVYCCPLREREPILRLAKSALVTVYPLPDTRMLMVVNIHAVNFSLGVDVYSKQLLPIGDQIAHHSGPVIMAGDFNAWSRPRMNALYRFAREMSLREVRFSDDQRKKAFGRPLDFVFYRGLSVHDASVLVTRASDHNPLLVEFSPGKPDK, from the coding sequence GTGCGAAAAAATACCTATGCCATGCGTTATGTTGCCGGAATGCCCGCGGAGAGGATCTTGCCTCCGGGGTCATTTGCGAGCATAAGCCAGGCATTACCCGCCGGCACGCCGTTAAGCAGCGATGAAAAAATCCGTGTACTGGTGTGGAATATCTTTAAGCAGCAGCGTGCCGAATGGTTATCGGTACTCAAGAACTTTGGAAAAGATGCCCACCTGGTTCTGCTTCAGGAGGCGCAAACTACTCCTGAGCTTGTACGGTTTGCCACCACGAACTATCTTGCCGCCGACCAGGTGCCTGCGTTTGTCCTGCCGCAACACCCCTCAGGTGTGATGACGCTTTCAGCAGCACATCCGGTCTATTGCTGTCCACTGCGCGAACGTGAACCTATCCTGCGTCTGGCAAAATCGGCGCTGGTGACGGTCTATCCGCTGCCGGATACCCGAATGCTGATGGTTGTGAATATCCATGCGGTAAATTTCAGTCTGGGCGTGGATGTTTACAGTAAGCAGTTACTTCCGATCGGCGATCAGATTGCCCATCACAGCGGGCCCGTCATTATGGCCGGCGATTTCAATGCCTGGAGCCGTCCGCGCATGAATGCGCTGTATCGCTTTGCGCGCGAAATGTCGCTGCGTGAAGTTCGTTTTAGCGATGACCAGCGCAAAAAAGCCTTTGGTCGTCCTCTCGATTTTGTCTTCTATCGTGGTTTGAGCGTGCACGATGCCTCGGTTCTGGTGACGCGCGCCTCGGATCATAACCCTCTACTAGTCGAATTCAGTCCCGGCAAACCTGATAAATAA
- the gmhB gene encoding D-glycero-beta-D-manno-heptose 1,7-bisphosphate 7-phosphatase: MAKSVPAIFLDRDGTINVDHGYVHEIDEFEFIEGVIDAMRQLKEMGYALVVVTNQSGIARGKFTEAQFETLTEWMDWSLADRGVDLDGIYYCPHHPQGTVEAYRQTCDCRKPHPGMFISAQEFLHIDMSASYMVGDKLEDMQAAAAAGVGTKILVRTGKPVTPEAENAADWVINSLADLPKEIKKHQK, translated from the coding sequence GTGGCAAAATCAGTACCCGCAATTTTTCTCGATCGTGACGGCACTATTAATGTGGATCACGGTTATGTCCATGAGATTGATGAGTTCGAGTTTATCGAGGGCGTAATAGATGCCATGCGCCAGCTGAAAGAGATGGGCTATGCGCTGGTGGTGGTAACGAACCAGTCCGGTATTGCACGCGGTAAATTCACCGAAGCGCAGTTCGAAACGCTGACGGAATGGATGGACTGGTCGCTGGCCGACCGAGGCGTGGATCTCGACGGCATCTACTATTGTCCGCACCACCCGCAGGGAACGGTAGAAGCGTATCGCCAGACCTGTGACTGCCGTAAGCCGCATCCGGGGATGTTCATCTCTGCACAGGAGTTCCTGCACATTGATATGTCTGCTTCTTATATGGTGGGCGATAAACTGGAAGATATGCAGGCAGCAGCGGCAGCGGGTGTAGGAACCAAAATATTAGTACGCACCGGCAAGCCAGTGACGCCAGAAGCAGAAAATGCAGCGGATTGGGTAATTAATAGCCTGGCCGACCTGCCAAAAGAGATTAAAAAGCACCAAAAATAG
- the rcsF gene encoding Rcs stress response system protein RcsF produces MRALPICLLALMLSGCSMLSRSPVEPVQSTATPPKTEPAKPKVVRPAPVRIITKADELVGKPFRELGEVSGESCQATNQDSPPNIPTARKRMQINAAKMKANAVLLHSCEVTSGTPGCYRQAVCIGSALNITAK; encoded by the coding sequence ATGCGTGCTTTACCGATCTGTCTTTTAGCACTCATGCTGAGCGGCTGTTCTATGCTAAGCAGATCTCCCGTTGAACCTGTTCAAAGCACGGCAACCCCGCCAAAGACCGAGCCTGCGAAACCGAAAGTGGTTCGCCCTGCGCCGGTTCGTATTATCACGAAAGCGGACGAACTCGTCGGTAAACCGTTCCGTGAACTGGGCGAAGTGAGCGGCGAATCCTGTCAGGCGACCAATCAGGACTCACCACCGAATATTCCGACAGCGCGTAAACGTATGCAGATTAATGCCGCAAAAATGAAAGCCAACGCGGTTCTGCTGCACAGCTGCGAAGTCACCAGCGGCACGCCGGGCTGCTATCGTCAGGCGGTTTGCATCGGTTCTGCGCTGAACATCACGGCGAAATGA